One window of Plasmodium relictum strain SGS1 genome assembly, chromosome: 14 genomic DNA carries:
- a CDS encoding amino acid transporter, putative — translation MNIKWLSSISLFNFNKKNSKQKFVRSRKRFRTITWKYTKTIGPFASFIYLFNQSIGSGLFDIPSLIDEVGWIPVIFGNFFVCSVAVFCSLMILRAMTMIPKNKNFEQRIEYSAVIKYFMSNEKYRFVSFLYHLGNICNNICGILVISKIIDIFIIKLFGYTILFQVYPEVKITKCSLTLLDAIFNGYYYSSTGNYETVIIAGFTIGYIINAIICIHLSSKGLEETINYQYIVFMIFMSSFLYLSISSTIYLLSQNYIDPPKSINNLKLYNNFILNSINHEPDLIKHYQGFNEINKLKKKFQQCRNPFVDECINLREYENFSFSRESYRNDYYDKINKNGNSVKIKKSDNLENSQTNKKKEINFENLHICPFFYLNPLLKKKTYVFHNNIFYFILFRCSNDLKIKNTTNNQYFYFIYKIYSRRNSLNSKVPKYKIKELYTKETFVKKENYQFTNKFYDKYYQNKGKSLNGKNKYFFFKNLYYMISKIEGIKTYCMGKTFANFIDSYGFVSNIPSWGNEITDEVNVSKSIWLTTLFSSIFYFVFGLIFCLNNSFQKINTSVLYIFNFVAVAPKVITGSISMRYDLMNLDICSDKSAFFWGCIAPFLSAWIFSNGIIFSNTFNYISLICGLFCNFLSPAFAYISACESNNYICKNPLRKYTIVNRKKTMFSSCTDIRRALGNIIDNLIDNDKNDQIEENENNITKEYYRKYSLDYYENKNEPINYETNDSYFKFVNGEYKLKNGSNDSNEVNVPLKRSSNDFKTINNSNIFTNENKDHNNFNESKKETIINNMNQEKKEKKEKKKKGVMFSDELEEYSEENKVKVKKVPISFEEDTKNIDESKKEKKKKKKVAFFSESNIINEEKNPKNNEKFCQLSENKNPTDQKEKLNTKKKLMFSDEIEIYGDDKSEQNKEKKKKGIIFFDEVKKDKEVMFVDEIKVNNTDDAKNIIYKSFEEDTKYVDQNKEIKKKKGVQFSDEAKIHDDYTEQNKKKKIVIFSNNIKVCNEYYNKANEQIEKKVILTSNEKKTHNEKNDVKEDHELNMSLKDKKCNYENEKERKNFKFKRDIENISEKNYINKGNTNIFINGNITSTVANNLKYEPTLKLSNENYVNNREFETLKEKKYITSIESKNNSNLENIARDIKCNSLNEEIYNEIKNEKKINKSNEKNYLSSNDNINYTNDHTNINQKYFSEKIPKYQIKISNNEFVSETNNESCENIHNFENENKVVNNKKEKSNINNKDKIKYEKDEKETSFKNKLNDFKKEKLNEKIDSCVEYERNFSDSVVNYNVNDLKIEHKENESITKNCSFECHKQVFTRQREKLKSQYKCTISRILENNEKYNNLMKDIESLKYKEQNTNISFDTVINQTLNDEKNTFNSILNKNGNKSNDKIFIFEALGNVDFRSENTFCYANDSIMHNLQSIKSYDTYKTTSLENCENTKIKINSISNEKSNNSFSLIKNNSENNKIIDKIPETKFLEDLILRKRELIESNKENLRKNILMNKKELTNENDLNNLKFLHKSISINQNNVIDKLETCYFDDLPSKYNSIDKKREILKMHPSINNNSECIISLNNSKSDLQNDKYDINVYSPQVNSASKLQKDESVKAKEENFIDKKGIKKDNTLQLNDSNSQDYSSSKILLPQSNSILKKEMDTLNESNLIKENNINNNTNNKYENNKLFVRQRKKLKSSFHANGDMIIGNSKEAIHKEQINEFRKKISNDSCIYNYYNNYKSSNTLKQNCHQMKKEEITKEGTDNAKIVNDLRLEIPTGNIVNSNEVSIKTQNDVVLKSKELSKPIGVPKHKTSYKFKDISKLYGEICETELELYKNKNEKDLELSPFDKNILNKNEDISSKDIDEYIIESTDKTKNESNKNIKLVDKQNENLEKHSLSPETEKPDVIKKIEKIYSELANKMHSENPENSSSEDDDDDANYIDVKSFKIIDNISPVKYYYNAFHRSKILDTKKYEHFYSNNIMIDNKTNLDHLCSIFLFGNPLERNEEYANEKDKSVDNEFNKASNISKNTKLNPLDKFDTLKCEKPKSTSLNSNMHGTNESLNRSFSGNLEKHSEIIRKNVNERNSLQSIKGISLRKSNIKFSTKDEIINYEELNNVIGNDDVNLKKNNSEKIEIMKIRIHVYPSILQKYHVETTYVLLGCLTAFSFVGIITDLLFG, via the exons atGAATATAAAATGGCTGTCTAGTATATCTCTCttcaattttaataaaaaaaacagcAAACAAAAATTTGTAAGGAGCCGTAAAAGATTCCGTACAATAACTTGGAAATATACAAAAACTATTGGACCTTTTGCTTCatttatatacttatttaatCAAAGCATAGGATCAg GTTTATTTGACATCCCAAGTTTGATAGATGAAGTAGGATGGATTCCAGTAATATTTGGAAATTTTTTCGTATGTTCCGTTGCCGTTTTTTGTAGTTTAATGATTTTAAGAGCTATGACTATGATAccaaaaaacaaaaattttgaGCAAAGAATTGAATATAGTGCTGTTATAAAGTATTTTATGTCAAACGAAAAATATAGATTTGTTTCATTCTTATATCATTTAGGtaatatatgtaataatatATGCGGAATACTTGTTATATCAAAAATAATAgatatattcattattaaattatttggaTACACTATATTGTTTCAAGTTTACCCAGAAGTAAAAATCACGAAATGTTCATTAACTCTTTTAGATGCCATTTTTAATGGATACTATTATTCAAGTACAGGGAATTATGAAACTGTAATTATAGCAGGATTTACAATTGGATACATCATTAACGCAATTATATGCATACATTTATCATCTAAAGGTCTAGAAGAAACTATAAATTATCAATATATTGTTTTCATGATATTTATGagttcttttttatatttatccaTTTCTTCAACAATATATTTGCTTTCTCAAAATTATATTGATCCACCTAAATCTATtaacaatttaaaattatataacaattttatattaaatagtATAAATCATGAGCCAGATTTAATTAAACATTATCAAGgatttaatgaaattaataaattaaaaaagaagttTCAACAATGTAGAAACCCATTTGTTGATGAATGCATAAATCTGAGAGAATATGAAAATTTCAGTTTCTCAAGAGAATCCTACAGGAATGAttattatgataaaataaataaaaatggaaatagtgtaaagataaaaaaaagtgataaCTTAGAAAATTCccaaacaaacaaaaaaaaagaaataaatttcGAAAACTTACACATTTGCccttttttttacttaaaccctttacttaaaaaaaagacataCGTATTTCATAACAacattttttactttattttatttcgtTGTtctaatgatttaaaaattaaaaatacgaCCAATAAccagtatttttattttatctataaAATATACAGTAGAAGGAATAGTCTAAATTCTAAAGTtccaaaatataaaattaaagaattatatacaaaagaaacctttgtaaaaaaagaaaattaccaatttacaaataaattttatgataaatattATCAAAACAAAGGAAAATCATTaaatggaaaaaataaatattttttttttaaaaacttatATTATATGATAAGTAAGATAGAGGGAATAAAAACTTATTGTATGGGGAAAACGTTTGCTAATTTTATTGATTCTTATGGGTTTGTAAGTAATATACCATCTTGGGGCAATGAAATAACTGATGAAGTTAATGTTTCTAAATCTATTTGGCTTACTACTCTTTTTAGTagcattttttattttgtatttggcttaattttttgtttaaataattcttttcaaaaaattaatacatccgttttatatatctttaattTTGTTGCTGTAGCACCCAAAGTTATAACAGGTTCCATATCAATGCGTTATGATTTAATGAATTTAGACATATGTTCTGACAAATCAGCTTTTTTTTGGGGATGTATAGCTCCTTTTTTGTCTGCATGGATATTTTCGAAtggtattattttttcaaacacatttaattatataagtCTAATTTGCGGtcttttttgtaattttttatcacCTGCCTTTGCATATATATCAGCTTGTGAAAGTAACAATTATATTTGTAAAAATCCCCTAAGAAAATATACTATTGTtaacagaaaaaaaacaatgtTTTCATCATGCACAGACATTAGAAGAGCACTTGGAAATATAATTGATAATCTTAttgataatgataaaaatgaccagatagaagaaaatgaaaacaatATAACAAAAGAATATTACAGAAAATATTCATTAgattattatgaaaataaaaatgaaccAATAAATTATGAAACTAATGAtagttattttaaatttgtaAATGGTGAATATAAACTTAAAAACGGTTCTAATGATAGTAACGAAGTCAATGTTCCTTTGAAAAGAAGCTCAAATGATTTTAAAACaataaataatagtaatatatttactaatgaaaataaagatcataataattttaacgaaagtaaaaaagaaactattattaataatatgaatcaagaaaaaaaagaaaaaaaagaaaaaaaaaaaaaaggagtgATGTTTTCAGATGAATTAGAAGAATATTCTGAAGAGAACAAAGTAAAAGTGAAAAAAGTACCTATATCATTTGAAGaagatacaaaaaatattgatgaatctaaaaaagaaaaaaaaaaaaaaaaaaaggtggCATTTTTCAGTGAATCCAATATaattaatgaagaaaaaaatccTAAGAACAATGAGAAATTCTGTCAACTttctgaaaataaaaatcccACTGaccaaaaagaaaaattaaatacaaaaaaaaaattaatgttttCAGACGAAATTGAGATATATGGCGACGACAAAAGTGAgcaaaataaagaaaaaaagaagaaaggaataatattttttgatgaagtaaaaaaagataagGAAGTAATGTTCGTAGATGAgataaaagtaaataatacAGATGATgcgaaaaatattatatataaatcattTGAAGAAGATACAAAATATGTTGatcaaaataaagaaataaagaaaaaaaaaggtgtACAATTTTCAGATGAAGCAAAAATTCATGATGATTATACtgaacaaaataaaaaaaaaaaaatagtaatattttctaataatataaaagtatgtaatgaatattataataaagcAAATGAacaaattgaaaaaaaagtaatattaacttcaaacgaaaaaaaaacacataatgaaaaaaacgATGTAAAAGAAGATCATGAACTTAATATGTCTCTTAAAGacaaaaaatgtaattatgaaaatgaaaaagaaagaaaaaattttaaatttaaacgtgatattgaaaatatatcagaaaaaaattatattaataaggGGAATACaaacatatttataaatggGAACATAACTTCTACTGTAGCAAATAACTTAAAATATGAACCAACTTTGAAGTTATCCAATGAAAACTATGTTAATAATAGAGAATTTGAAAcattaaaagagaaaaaatatatcacaTCTATAGAGTCAAAGAACAATAGCAACTTAGAGAATATTGCAAGGGATATAAAATGCAATTCATTAAATGAAGAGATTtacaatgaaataaaaaatgaaaaaaaaattaataaaagcaatgaaaaaaattatttaagttCAAACGATAATATCAATTACACTAATGATCATACGAATATtaatcaaaaatatttttctgaaAAAATACCGaaatatcaaataaaaataagtaataaTGAATTTGTAAGCGAAACGAACAACGAAAGCTGCgaaaatatacataattttgaaaatgaaaataaagtagtcaacaataaaaaagaaaagagtaatattaataataaagataaaataaaatatgaaaaagatgaaaaagaaacttcctttaaaaataaactaaatgactttaaaaaagaaaaattaaatgaaaaaattgatTCATGTGTAGAATATGAAAGAAATTTTAGTGATTCAGTTGTAAATTATAACGTAAATGATCTTAAAATAGaacataaagaaaatgaatcaATAACAAAAAACTGTAGTTTTGAATGTCATAAACAAGTTTTTACACGCCAAAGAGAAAAGCTAAAATCTCAATATAAATGTACTATATCGAGgatattagaaaataatgaaaaatataataatttaatgaaaGATATAGAgtctttaaaatataaagagcAAAATACTAACATTTCTTTTGACACAGTAATAAATCAAACtttaaatgatgaaaaaaatacttttaatagtattttaaataaaaatggtaATAAAtctaatgataaaatatttatttttgaagCCTTAGGAAATGTTGACTTTCGTAGTGAAAATACATTTTGCTATGCTAATGATAGTATTATGCACAATCTACAAAGCATTAAATCTTATGATACATATAAAACAACTTCTTTAGAAAATTGTGagaatacaaaaataaaaatcaatTCAATTTCAAATGAGAAGAGTAATAACTCTTtctctttaataaaaaataattctgaaaataacaaaataatagataaaatacctgaaacaaaatttttagaagatttaattttaagaaaaagaGAACTTATTGAATCAAATAAAGAAAacttaagaaaaaatattttaatgaacAAGAAAGAATTaacaaatgaaaatgatttaaacaacttaaaatttttacataaaagcATTTCCATTAATCAAAACAATGTTATTGATAAGTTAGAAACTTGCTATTTTGATGATTTACCTTCTAAATACAATAGcatagataaaaaaagagagattttaaaaatgcatccatctataaataataattctgaATGTATTATATCTCTCAATAATTCTAAGTCCGATTTAcaaaatgataaatatgatataaatgtatattcTCCACAAGTAAATAGTGCATCAAAACTCCAAAAAGATGAAAGTGTAAAAGCAAAggaagaaaattttatagataaaaaaggtattaaaaaagataatactTTACAATTAAATGATTCTAATAGTCAAGATTATTCATCTTCTAAGATTCTACTACCGCAGAGTAAtagtatattaaaaaaagaaatggaTACTTTAAATGAATCGaatttaattaaagaaaataatattaacaataatactaataataaGTATGAAAATAACAAATTATTTGTTcgacaaagaaaaaaattaaaatcttCATTTCATGCAAATGGGGACATGATTATAGGAAATAGTAAAGAAGCGATACACAAAGAACAAATTAATGAATTTCGCAAAAAAATAAGCAACGATTcttgtatatataattattataataactATAAATCATCAAATACTTTAAAACAAAATTGTcatcaaatgaaaaaagaggAAATAACTAAAGAAGGAACGGATAACGCTAAAATTGTTAATGATCTAAGGTTAGAAATACCAACAGGAAATATTGTCAATTCAAATGAAGTGTCAATAAAAACTCAAAATGATGTAGTATTAAAATCAAAAGAATTATCTAAACCTATTGGAGTTCCTAAACATAAAACTTCTTACAAGTTTAAAGATATATCTAAATTGTATGGAGAAATATGTGAAACTGAATTAGAactatacaaaaataaaaatgaaaaagatttGGAACTTTCTCcatttgataaaaatatattaaataaaaatgaagatatatCTAGTAAAGATATAGATGAATACATTATTGAGTCAACAGATAAGACAAAAAATGAAtccaataaaaatattaaactaGTAGATaaacaaaatgaaaatttggAGAAACATTCGCTGTCACCAGAAACTGAAAAACCAgatgttataaaaaaaattgaaaaaatatatagcgAATTAGCAAATAAAATGCATTCTGAAAATCCTGAAAATTCCTCTAGTGAagatgatgatgatgatgCTAATTATATTGATGTaaaatcttttaaaattattgataATATCAGCCCtgttaaatattattataatgcTTTTCATAGAAGTAAAATTTtagatacaaaaaaatatgaacatttttattcaaataatattatgATAGACAATAAAACAAATTTGGATCATTTATgctcaatatttttatttggaAATCCCTTAGAAAGAAATGAAGAATATgcaaatgaaaaagataagAGTGTAGATAATGAATTCAACAAGGCATCTAATATTTCCAAAAACACAAAACTAAATCCTCTAGATAAATTTGATACCTTAAAATGTGAAAAACCCAAAAGTACATCACTGAATTCAAATATGCATGGAACGAATGAATCTTTGAATCGTTCCTTTTCTGGTAATTTAGAAAAGCATAGTGAAATAATTAGGAAAAATGTAAATGAAAGAAATAGTTTACAAAGTATTAAAGGAATTTCTTTAAGAAAATCAAACATAAAATTTAGTACAAAAGATGAAATTATTAACTATGag gAATTAAATAATGTAATTGGAAATGATGATGTTAACttgaagaaaaataattcagaaaaaatagaaataatgaaaattagaATTCATGTGTATCCATCTATTCTTCAGAAATATCATGTAGAAACTACTTACGTATTGTTGGGTTGTTTGACCGCTTTTTCATTTGTTGGTATTATAACTGACTTATTATTTGGTTGA